The following DNA comes from Hahella chejuensis KCTC 2396.
AGAGGGACGGGCCGGCGCAATGTATCCAAAATAAACACCTGGGCGTTGGGCAGAGGCCTTCCGATGGGAACAATGGGAAAGTAATAAGGGTTTTTCCGGGGAACCCGCAAGGCGGTGACGTCCACGGCGCATTCCGTGGGACCGTAAACATTGTAAAGCGCCGCCCTGGCGTTCTGCTGGTAAAACGCCTGCGCCAGTTTCCGGGACAGCGGCTCGCCGCCTGTCAGTAAGGCGTCCAGACCTAACCCGGGAGTCGCCGGCAGCCGCTCCGCCACCATCATGGACAACAGGCTGGGGGTGCAGTCCGCCACCGCCACCTTGTGTTGCAGAAAGCATTGCGCCAGTTGCGTCGGCTGCAAACGCATTTCCGGGGCCGCCACCAGCAATTGGTGTCCCAGCAGCAGGGCCGCAAAGATCTGTTGCACCGAGGCGTCGAAGATGGGGCTGGCCAGCAGCGCCACGCACACCGGCTCTTGATAATCCTGATAAACCAGATCCCGCAGCCCTTCCACCAGATTCAGCACATTATGATGCTCCACCAGACTGCCCTTGGGCGCGCCGGTGGAGCCGGAGGTGTAAATAACGTACGCCAGCTGACTGCGTTGAATGGCGATTGCGGCGGCGGGAGCGGCCACCGGTTTGGCCAGCGCCTGTTCAATGCAGACCAGCTCGGCGGGATAGGGGGCCACCGCTGAGCGGGCGGGGTCCAGGGTGGCCTGGTCGACCACAATCAGGGTCAGCCTGGCGTCGTTGATCTGGTGTTGCAGGCGGGCGCGGGGATGGGCGATGTCCATAGGCATATAGCCGGCCCCGCTTTTCAATATGCCCAGTATGCCGACGATCAGATTGACGCCGGGACGCACGCACAGTCCTACTGGCTGGTCAGGCAAGGCGCCCTGATGACGCAGGCGCGCCGCCAGAACTTCGCTGCGATGGTCCAGCTCGGCGTAACTCAGGGCGCCATCGTCGGCGATGACGGCGTTCTGTTGCGGGCGACGGGCGGCCTGCTGGCGGAAGCAGCTGACGATGTCGTCTCCCAGGATCAGCTCTTCAACCGGGCGCGCAACGGCGGATGGGGCGCTATGCCAGTGTGCGTTGAAGGCGCGCAACTGACGCAGGTCCCCGGCGTCGATCATGGTCAGCTGATCGAGTTCCGCCAGCGGCGCGGCGATTACGCTGTCCACCAGATTGGCGAAGTGCCGGGCCATGCGCTCGATAGTTCCAGGCTCAAACAGGTCCAGGCCGTATTCGAACTCGCATTGCAGCGCGCCGTCAGTCTCCGTGACCAGCAGCGACAAATCGAACTTGGCGCTGCCCCGGTTGACCGGCAGGGATTCTATGGTGAGGCGCGGCAGCCGCAGGCTTTCCATGGGAGCGCTTTGCAGCAGAAACATGACCTGGGCGATGGGTTCGTAGCCGGGACGGCGCTCCGGTTGCAGCGCCTCCACCAGTTTGTCGAAGGGCATTTCCTGGTGCGCGAAGGCGCCCAGGGTGGTTTCCCGTACTTGTTGCAATAATTCGATGTAGTTGGCGACGCCGCTGAGATCGACCCGCAGCGCCAGGGTGTTGACGAAGAAGCCCACCACGTTCTCCAGCTCGGGACGCTCCCGGTTGGCCACCTGGGTTCCCACCACCAGGTCACTGGCGCCGCTGTAGCGTTGCAGCAGTATGTTGAAGATCGCCAGCAACGCCATGAACAGACTGCATCCCTGTCGCTTGGCGAGGGCCTGCAGGGCGTCGCCCCGGTCCGCGGACAGGGTGATGAAATGGCTGGCGCCGCGATAACTGCGCTGACGGGGGCGCGGATGATCAAACGGCAGATCGGGCGGTGGCGGCGGATTCTGCAAGCGCGGCAGCCAGTAATCGCGCAGACGGGGCAGCTCCGAAGATAAAAAACTTTGCTGTTGCCAGCAGGCGTAATCCGGATACTGGGTGGTCAACGGGGGCGGCTCCCCGGAACCGGCGTAAAGCGTCATCAGTTCACGGGTGAGAATGCCCTTGGACCAGCCGTCGGCGATGATGTGATGCAGGGTGAACAGCAGGACATGGCGCTGCGGCCCCAGCTTCAACAGGCGCGCCCGCACCAGAGGCGCGCGGCTCAGGTCGAAGGGCGCGATAGCCTCAGCGTCCGCTTGTTTTGCAGCGGCGCGCTCCGCCGCCCCCGGTTCCAGGCTGCTCAAGTCCTCTTCCGTCATCGCCAGCGTCGCCTGCTCCGCAATGTGCTGGCGGGGGCCGTCCGGGCCCTCGATGAAGCTGACGCGCAGGGCTTCATGGCGATCCACAATGCGCTGCAGGCAACGGCGCATCAGGCTGACGTCGATGTCGCCGTCCAGACGCAAGGCTTCGGGAATATTGTAGGCGGCATCGCCAGGTATATTGCAGGCGGCGTCGCCAGGTATATTGCAGGCGGCGTCGCCGCCGGGGCCGTTGCGGGATTCCGCCATCGCCATCACGAACCACAGGCCCATCTGGTTCAGGGACAAGGGCGCGGTTCTGGCATAGGCCGGCGCGCGCGGCGGGATGCCCCGGCGCGGCGCCACCGCCTGCAGACGCGGCGGCGCCGGCTGTTTCGGCAGCAGGGGAAGAATGGTCTCCTTCATGGTTTTGAGACGGGCGACCAGTTCCGGCGTCATGGCGTTTTTCGGCGCCCGATAACGCAGCTGGCCGTTATCGTTCCAAAGCTGTACGCCGCTTTGTTCGACTTCCCGCAGAAAGGCGTACACTTCCATCAGAGCACTCCTTCATCCATTTCTTCCGACAGCTTCGCGTCCAACGCCTCCGGACAGGTCCGTTGCAGCCAGGCGGCGAAAGCGGCCACGCTGGGATAGTCGAACAGGGCCTGCATGCTGATATCGGGAGAGAAGCGGCTTTTCAGGCGCGACGCCATTTTAATAGCGATCAGGCTGTCGCCGCCCAGGTCATGGAAATTATCGTGTCGTCCCACCACTTTGACCCCCAGCACCTCGCGCCAGATGGCGGCGATGTCCCGCTCCAGGTCGGTGGCGGGCGCATTGGCGCCGGCGTGTTCATCCGGCGTCGCTTTGGTGAGGCGGCTGTGTTCGACGATGCGTTGCAGGTTGGCGTCGCGGGCGTCCCGCAACAGGACGTCGATGCGGCGGCGGGACATCAGCACCTGACTGAGTCCACGTTGGGACAGCATGCGCAGGAAGGCGTCGGCGCCGGTGGCGGGGTCCATGCCGCCCTCCGGGTCCTGGCCGGTTTTCTGGCGATACAGCGCTTCATAAGCGCAGGCCATGCCCACATGCCGCCAGCGTTCCCAGTTGATGGACAAGGCCGCCACGCCCTGACTTCTGAGCTGATGGGCGAAGGCGTCCACGCAGGAGTTGGAGGCGCAGTACTCGGCGTCGCCGACCCCCGGCGCCACGGCGCTGGTGGAGGACGATAACGCCACAAAATCCAGGTCCTTGACCGCGAGGGTCGCCAGCAGGTTGCGCACGCCGTGAGTCTTGGCGGCGAACTCGCCTTTGCCGGGATCGGGCTGCTTCAACTGTATGGGACCGCGGTTTTCCGAGGCTGCGCAGTGAATCAGGCCATTGATGGGGCCGAAACGCCGCTGCGCCTGCGTCAGCTGTTCCTGCAGCGCGCTCAGATCGGCAATGTCCAGCTGCAGGGTCATGACCTGGGCGCCAAGACTGCGCAGGCGGCGCAGTTTGGCGCTGCGGTCGCGAAGGCCGCGCTCCGCGTCGGGGCTGACCAGGGCGAACGGCTCCGCCACGTCAGCGTCGCCGGCGGCCGCCAGAATCAGGCCGCAATCCACGTCCTGCGGCGCCATGTCCTCGCCGGGGAAGGCGCGCACGTTTGTATAGCCGAGGCTCTCCAGCAGCTCACGCCATTGCGGCAGGGACAGGAGTGGGCAGTTCTCCCGCAATCCGTCGGCGAAGCACCACCATCCCGCCGCCAGCCCGTAGGCCATATTGGTCCAGCGCTCAGTGTGGGTGGACTCCAGCAGGCACAGCAAGCCGCCGGGCGCCAGCAGACGACGGGTCTGACCCATGGTGGCGGGCAGATCCGCGGTGGCGTGCACGGCGTCCAGCTCTATCACCAGATCGAAACTGTGCGGGTCCAGCCCCTGTTTCTCCGGCGGCAGCGAGGCGTCGTATTTGGCGAAGCGCATTTTGCCCGCCAGAGCGGGGTCTTGCTGAAAGCGTTGTTCCGCCGCCATCACGAAGCTGCGGCCGATGTCGGTAAACCAGTACTCCACGTTCGCTTCCCGCAGGGCGGGGGCGATCCAGTCGGTGAGAATGCCGGCGCCGGCGCCGATCTCCAAAATGCGCAAGGGTCTGGCGTCGGGCTGCGCCGCGCGGGCCTGAATCAGTTCCCGCAGCAGACGCTGCAGCAACAGGCCGTACAGGCGGTGATGCGTATGCTCCACGGTTTCCGCTGCGGCTTTCTTCAGCTTGTCCCCCTGACCGGAGGGATACAGCACGCTGATCGCGTCCACTTCGCCGGTGAGGGCGGGACGATAATGGCTGACGCAGTGATCCAGGAATTCCAGCATGGGAGCGAATCCGGGATAGCGCTGACTGACTTGCGCCCGTAGTGCGCCTGGGTCCGGCAGCTGTTCCAGGGCGGGCGACAGGCGCACTTGATCGTTTTCCAGCTCGACCACGCCGTCCTCCGCCAGAATGGCGAACATCCAGCGGAAGAACTTGTCGAAGCGCGCGTCCAGGCCGCAGGCGGTCATAAACTTGTCCACGCTGACAGCGTCGGCGCCGTCCATATGCTCCCGCCACAGGGCGCCGATAAACTGGGCCAGATAGGCGGAGCACAAGCCATGCAGGTCGGCGCGCAGACCCGGATGAGCGTCCACGCTCTGAATCGCCAGCTCGTCCTTCAGCTCAGTTTCCAGCGCGGCGATGCGTTTGGGGTCCGGCAATTGCGCGATGAGGCCGCCCTGATTGGCGTCGGCGTCTTCGCTCCAGGCGGGAGCGGGCTGGCGTCCGGCCAGAATCAGCCTGGCGCGGCATTGTTGCGCCACGCATTCCGCCAGTTGCAGGCCGATGCCGCCCAGTCCGCCGGTGATCAGGTAGACGCCGTCGTCGCGCAGAGGCAGTTGTTGCGGGTCGCGGACGGCGCTTGTGGTCGTCGGGGTGAATTCGCACACCCAGCGCTGGTGGCGGGGCGGTTGCGTCGGCGTCAGGCCGCGCAACGCCAATAATGGCGTGTCGCCGGGGCGCTGGGCGAGATCAATCAGATCGCGGCACAGTGCTTCCCATTGCGCTTCCGATTGCGGCGGTACGACGTCGATGCATTGACTCTGCAAGCCGGCGTATTCCAACGGCGCCACTTTGATGGGGCCCATGAGCGCCGCCAATTCCGGGGTGATGGTTTCATCGCCGAGCACTGACTGCGCGGTGGCGGTGACGGCGCACAGCATGGGCATGGGCGTCGTCAGACTATCGAATTGCTGTATCAGCCGGATCAGACTGCTGTAGCCCAGATTGAGCAATTTCTCGCTGTGTTCCTGCGGGTCCGCAGCGTTGATTTGAGGGGTGCAGGCCCAGGCGTGCAAGATAAAATCAGGGGATTTGCCGTCCGCCTGCAACTGCGCGAACAAGGCTTGGAAATCTTCCGTCCGTTCCGGGTCCAGGCGCAGGCAATCCTCGCTTGCGCGGTCTGAACCGGCGGCGGATCGCTCATACGTCGAGCGCACCTGCGTCATGCGGTCGCCGCGGCGCTCTATTTCTTCACGCAGACCCCGCGCCATTTGGCTGTCATCCACCAGCACCAGCCAATTGCGGGGTGTGGAGACGGCCTGTTCATCGCCCGTCTGGCCGGCGATGTCATTGCACAGGGGCAGGCGACGCCAGGACGGCGCGTAGAACCAGTCCCGCAGGGGCGGCTCCGCACGGCTGGCGCGGGTGGTCGGCGTTGACGCCGGGGTCGTGGGAGGATCTATCCAGTGGCGCTGACGGGCGAAGGGGTAGCCCGGTAAGTGCAGACGCTGGTAGCGACGGCGGGTCTCCGGCGCGGCGGCATTAATGACGCCTGCATAATAGGCGCGCCAGTCCAGATCGCAACCGCGCCGCCACAGTTCCCCCAGGGTCTCCAGCAGCAGCTTTTCCGGATGGTCGCGGCGGGACGCCGGCGGAATCAGCGATAAGGCGTCATGCCGCCAGCCCTGTTGATGGGCCAGGGCGGTGAGCGCGCGTCCCGCGCCCACTTCCACACAGACATCCACGCCTTCCCGCCGCAATGTTTGCAGGCCGTCGGCGAAGCGCACCGGCTCCAGCATGTGGCGCACCCAGTAGTCCGGGTCCGTAGCCTGCTCCGGACGCAGCAGGTCGCCGCTCAGGTTGCTGACAATGGGTATCTGCGGGGGTTGCAGGCGCAGGCTGCGCAACCGCTCCCGCAGCGGCTCGGCCACCGGCTCCATGGCCGGAGAGTGGAATGCGCCGCTGGCGTTAAGGCGCTGGCAGGTGACGCCCTCGGCGATCAGGCGCGTCTGCAGTTGTTCAATCGCCGCCGGCGGGCCGGACAAAGTGCAGCATTCCGGGCTGTTGACCGCCGCCAGGGACAGACGTTGGCCGTACCCTTTGTCGCCGGCGTGGGCGCGCAGATAAGGAATGATGCTCCCTTCGCCAAGGGAAACCACCAGCATGGCGCCGGCGGCGGTGTCCTGCATCAAACGGCCGCGTTCGACGAGCAGACGCAGGGCGTCCGGCAGGGCGAACACCTTCGCGAGACAGGCGGCGACGTATTCACCCAGGCTGTGACCCAGTAACGCATCAGGTTGCAGCCCCCAGCTTTGCAGCAGACGCGCCAGAGCATACTCCAGCGCGAAGTTCAGCGGTTGCGCCAGGGCGGTGGGAGTGAGCGCGCGGTCTTTTTCCTTGTCGTCGCAAAGCAGCGAGCGGATATCCCGGTTCAGCAAAGGTTGCAGCAGGTCCGCGCATTGATCCAGATCACGGCGAAAAGACGCGTAGCGACGATACAGGGACCTGGCCATCCCCGCGTATTGAGAGCCTTGGCCGGTGAGCAGAAACGCCAGTTTGTGAATAGGGCGCTCTTCCGGGTGGGTTCTTTCGTGAAAGTCCGCCGCCTCGCCGTGGCAAACTGCATAAGCGCGCTGCTCCAGGCGGCGGCGTCCGCAGGCCAGGGTGAAGGCGACGTCCGGCAACGCCCGCGCCGGCAGGTCGTGTAAATGCTCGCGTAATTGCGCCTGCGCCTGTTTCAGCGCGGTGTCCGTGCGGGCGGAGACCAGCAGCAGTTGCGGCAGGGTTGCCTCCGTATCCTGTGCGGCGTGGGGCCGCGCGTACGCGTCCGGGGCCTGCTCCAGCACCACATGGGAGTTGGTGCCGCCGACGCCGAACGAGCTGACGCCGGCGCGCCGGGGCAGGTGCGCCGGCCAGTCCACGGTTTCGGCGTTGACGAAAAATGGACTGTTCTCCAGATCCAGCTTGGGGTTAGGACGCTGGAAGTGGCGGGAGGAGGGAATCTTGCCGTGTTTGATCGCCAGAGCCGCCTTGATCAGGCCCGCCATGCCGGCGGCGGTGTCCAGATGGCCAAAGTTGGTTTTCACCGATCCCAGGGCGCAGAAGCCTTTGCGCGCGGTGGTCAGGCGGAAGGCTTTGGTCAGCGCCGCCACTTCGATGGGGTCGCCCAGGGGCGTGCCGGTGCCGTGGGCTTCCACGTAGCTGATGGTGTCTGCGGAGATGTCCGCCAGCGCCTGCGCCTCCGCGATCACCGCCGCCTCGCCGTCCACGCTGGGAGCGGTGTAGCCGATTTTGTCGGCGCCGTCGTTGTTGATGGCGCTGCCGCGAATCACCGCATAAATATCATCACCGTCCTCCAGCGCATCTTCCAGACGCCGCAGCAACACCACGCCCACGCCGCTGCCGCCCACCACGCCCTGGGCGTCGGCGTCAAAAGCGCGACATTGACCGTCGGGGGAGGGAATGCCGCCTTCCTGATACAGATAGCCTTCTTCCTGAGGCGCGCGCAGCGTGGAGGCGCCGGCCAGGGCCATGTCGCACTGGCAGGACAGCAGGCTCTGGCAGGCCAGATGCACCGCCACCAGTGAGGTGGAGCAGGCGGTGTTGACGTTGAAGCTGGGTCCTTTCAGATCCATCTTGTAGCTGACCCGGGTGGCGGCGAAGTCCTTGTCGTTGCCGATCAGCAGTTGATAATCCATGTCCGGTCCGGTGTATTCCGGGTGTGGAATGATATTGCGCAGGATATAGGTGGGCATGCCCACGCCGGCGAAAACGCCGATGCGGTTTTCCTCGCCCTGGCCGGTATGCCCGGCGTCCTCCAGCGCGCGCCAGCAACTCTCCAGAAACAGCCGATGCTGCGGGTCCATCATTTCCGCTTCCCGGGGCGTATAACCGAAGAAAGCGGCGTCGAATTTATCGTAATCGTTGACCACGCCTTTGATGGGAACGTAGTCCGGGTGGTCGATCAGCGCGGCGGGAACCCCCGCCTGCAATAGTTGCTCACGGGTGAAGCGGGTGGTGGAGACAACGCCGTCGAGCAGGTTGCGCCAGAACCCTTCGATGTCGTCCGCGCCGGGAAAACGGCACGCCATGCCGACAATGGCGATAGCGTCCGCTGGGATGTCTTGGGATAGAGTGTCCGTCATGGTCGTATTCTTTTTCTTCCGTTTATTGTTCTTGCATTTGCTTGATTGGCGGCGACTGACTCACAGCGCGGGCGTCGGCCTGTCGGCGACGCGCCTTGCGCTGCCGGTCCACGCGCTGGGCGACGCTGTCCCGCAATGCGGCGCGTTCGTTCTCCTCACCGCCGCCTTCCTGCTCCGCCAGATGGGCGGCGAGCTGGGCGATGGTGGGATAGTTGAACAAAGCGGTCAGCGGCGTCCGGAACGCCAGGCGCAGCAGGCGCTCATAAACCCGCGTCAGCAGCAGGGAGTAGCCGCCGATGTCGAAAAAGTTGTCATGGATACTGATGCGTTCCTGTCCTAATACGTCGCGCCAGATGGCGGCGATTTCCTGTTCAAGACGCGTGCGGGGCGCCTGAAACATGGCGGAGGAAACCCGGTTGGGCGTGGCCTGGGGCAGACGTTTGCGATCAATTTTGCCGTTGCCGTTGAGGGGCAGTTCCGACAGGATCATATAACTGGTGGGCGCCATGTACTCCGGCAGCTTGCTCCGGACCAGCTTGCGCAATTCCTCGAACAGACCGGCGGCGTCTTCCGGCGCGCGGCGCACAACGATAAACGCGGCCAGATATTCGCCGCCATCCTCCGCGTATTGCTTGCACACCACCGCCTGATTCACCAGCGCGTGCTCGGTGAGCAGCGATTCGATTTCTCCCGGCTCGATGCGGAACCCACGCAGCTTGATCTGAAAGTCGCTGCGTCCCAGGTAGTCGATGGCGCCGTCCGCGCGGCGTCTCACCAGATCGCCGGTTTTGTAAACGCGTCCCCGGCACAGCGGGTGCGTCATGTGGACGAAGCGCTCCGCGTTAAGCTCAGGACGGCCCAGATAACCCCGGGTGATCCCGGCGCCGGCGATGCACAGTTCGCCGGCGACCCCCGCCGGGGCGGGCTCGCCAAAGGCGTCGATGACGTACAGTTGATAGTTGGCCAGGGGCGCGCCGATAGGCAGCGTCGCCAGTTCCGCGTCCGCGCCGGTGACCCGGTGGATGGAGGACCAGACGGTGGCCTCCGTCGGACCATAAAAATTCCATACCGGCAGACCGAATTTTAATATCGGCGAAACCAGGCGGCCGGGAAACGCCTCGCCGCCGCAGCAGAATGCGCGCAAGCGATAAGGAAACGCCTCGTCATCCCGGGTCGCCGCCAGCAGTTTCTCCATATTGCTCGGCGTCAGGTTCAGCACGGTGGCGTTCTCCCTGCGCAGCAGCCGGGCGAGGGCGTGAGGGTTATGACGCTCTTCCTCAGTGGTCACCAGCAGCGTGCCGCCGTACAGCAGACAGCCCCAGATCTCCCAGACCGAGAAGTCGAATGCGTAGGAGTGGAACAGCGTCCATACGTCGTCCGCCGAAAATTCCACGATGGGTTGCAGCGCCGCCAGCATGTTCAGCACGTTACGGTGCTCGATAGGCGTGGCCTTGGGCGCGCCGGTGGAGCCTGAGGTGAAGATGGCGTAAGCGAGATGATCCGGGCGCGCCGGGTTGCCCGGCGTCGGTACGCCGCAGCGGCAGGGCGGGCCACTCAGATGGTCGCCCTCATGCAGATGACGTAACGGATCGCTGCACTTGGGATCGTTGCGCAACAGGCGGTCCAGACGCACCAGGGTGCAGCCTTCGGGCAGATCCAGCGCCAGGTCCGAGTGGGTGACCGCCAATGCGACGTTGGCGCTGGCGAGCATATCGGCGATGCGGTCGCGGGGGTTGGCAGGATCGATAGGCAGGTAGGCGGCGCCGGATTTCAGCACTCCGGCGAGCGCCACGATCATGTCCACGCTGCGCCCCATGTAGACCGCCACCAGGGTGTCCGGGGCGACGCCAAGGTGCTGTAACTGCAACGCCAGCAGGGTGGCGCGCCGGTCCAGCTCGAGATAACTGATGCGCTCGTCGCCGCAGACCACCGCGGTTTTATGAGGGTGCGCCAACGTCGCTTCCCGCAGCAGGTCGGTCATGCGCCGGTCGCTGGGCAGTTCCTGCAAAGTGGCGGCGGCGTCGTTCCACTGCTGGGTCTCCGCCGCCGTTAACATGGGCAGCCGCAGCGGCGGAGTATCCAGGCCTTTCGGCAGCTCCGCCAGCAGCTTACGATAATGTCCGATCATGCGCCGGATAGAGGCGGCTTCGAACAGGCTGCTGTTGTAGACGAACTGACCCTGCAGCTCGCCGTCCACTTCCCACAGATGCGCTTCCAGGTCCACGCTGACGTTGCGGCGTTTCAGCGCCAGCGGCTCGATCAACAATCCGCGCAGGCTCAGCTCCGGGTGCGGCGTGTGGCGCGGCGAGTTCTGCAGGGCGAATATCACCTGCACCAGCGGATTATGAGAGAGATCCCGCTCCGGCCGCAGCGCCTCCACCAGTTTTTCAAAGGGAAGTTCCTGGCGCTCCATGGCTCCGGCGCAGAAATCCCGCACCTGATCCAGGTATTCCGAGGTGGTGGCGCAGGCGCCGGGTCGCAGGCGCAAGGGCAGGGTGTTGGCGAAATAGCCGAGCAGCCCCTCTACTTCACGGCGGTTGCGATTGGCCACCGGGGAGCCGATCAGCAGGTCGTCCTGGCCGCTGTGGCGCGCCGCCAGCACGCCAAACGCCGCCAGCGTGGCCATGTACAGCGTCAGGCTGTGACGGCGGCACAGGTCTTTCAGCGGTTGCAGCAAGGTGGCGGGAATCGTGAAATGCTCCACGTCGCCCTGAAAGTTCTGCACCGGCGGGCGCGGATAATCCAGCGGCAGCTCCAGACGCAGGGGCGCGCCCAGCAGTCGCGGCAGCCACCAGTCCAGTTCCGGCGGGCTGGCGTTGCGGGCGTAGCGTCGCTGTTGCCACGCCGCGTAATCGCCATATTGAATAGGGAGCGCCGGCAGTGCGGGCGGACGATTCTGGGAAATGGCGTTATACAGGGCGGAGATTTCCTCCACCATGACGCCGATGGACCAGC
Coding sequences within:
- a CDS encoding non-ribosomal peptide synthetase, with protein sequence MESGIHNFLAQLAASDVRLRLDQGALKLNAPAGRLQDPAIAGLIDELKSRKDEVIRFLQRQSGADVETITPAGREQPPPLSFGQQRLWFLDQLEGGGHGYNMPTAMRLQGPLDVDALRKSLRALMVRHEVLRTRYPDSEAVFIEPLPCVDLTELDLSALPAEEQDRRIQELAASAAFEPFNLKLGPMLRMQLLRKGAQDHVLLITLHHIVTDGWSIGVMVEEISALYNAISQNRPPALPALPIQYGDYAAWQQRRYARNASPPELDWWLPRLLGAPLRLELPLDYPRPPVQNFQGDVEHFTIPATLLQPLKDLCRRHSLTLYMATLAAFGVLAARHSGQDDLLIGSPVANRNRREVEGLLGYFANTLPLRLRPGACATTSEYLDQVRDFCAGAMERQELPFEKLVEALRPERDLSHNPLVQVIFALQNSPRHTPHPELSLRGLLIEPLALKRRNVSVDLEAHLWEVDGELQGQFVYNSSLFEAASIRRMIGHYRKLLAELPKGLDTPPLRLPMLTAAETQQWNDAAATLQELPSDRRMTDLLREATLAHPHKTAVVCGDERISYLELDRRATLLALQLQHLGVAPDTLVAVYMGRSVDMIVALAGVLKSGAAYLPIDPANPRDRIADMLASANVALAVTHSDLALDLPEGCTLVRLDRLLRNDPKCSDPLRHLHEGDHLSGPPCRCGVPTPGNPARPDHLAYAIFTSGSTGAPKATPIEHRNVLNMLAALQPIVEFSADDVWTLFHSYAFDFSVWEIWGCLLYGGTLLVTTEEERHNPHALARLLRRENATVLNLTPSNMEKLLAATRDDEAFPYRLRAFCCGGEAFPGRLVSPILKFGLPVWNFYGPTEATVWSSIHRVTGADAELATLPIGAPLANYQLYVIDAFGEPAPAGVAGELCIAGAGITRGYLGRPELNAERFVHMTHPLCRGRVYKTGDLVRRRADGAIDYLGRSDFQIKLRGFRIEPGEIESLLTEHALVNQAVVCKQYAEDGGEYLAAFIVVRRAPEDAAGLFEELRKLVRSKLPEYMAPTSYMILSELPLNGNGKIDRKRLPQATPNRVSSAMFQAPRTRLEQEIAAIWRDVLGQERISIHDNFFDIGGYSLLLTRVYERLLRLAFRTPLTALFNYPTIAQLAAHLAEQEGGGEENERAALRDSVAQRVDRQRKARRRQADARAVSQSPPIKQMQEQ